A genomic segment from Alistipes senegalensis JC50 encodes:
- a CDS encoding two-component regulator propeller domain-containing protein: MKNIFFAAFFAAFLTSAPLAAGELAPDTDTRLAFKYLSVNDGLSQNSVTSILQSSDGRMLIGTYDGLNFFDGYAIRPVRHSAKRRGGLANNRIVCLSEAADSTIWIGLDGGVMRYDPGTDSYTDYAERLRGVDLRKVRAICEDSAGDVWIGHEKGVVVASPDGKGDYSFVAAGGLEALDVSDITEDGRGNVWIGTSQGLYLCGRDGRKSRAVRLIGGIPGGAVRFVECDRWGVLWVSHDRGISVSTDGERFTDLRLPSGVRFQAVCTVRDREDHLWVGCDTEGVYSLGFDAQYRVVSAEHYAKSDFFGRISDNDVSCLCIDRSGVLWVGTRRGVNYAPTAAPEFYTFKPLVGRRYTELGYDGSHVNTLFIDDRGRLWANTFKGSTYRYDFRTGRLEDLAAAVTRNSVSRILQTAGGTLWVAAQEGVYRLDELPGGGFRKRLLHLPGIPEDVSRRYRYFLDLCEDGCGDIWIATMDGLIRYDVRSGRTVTYTAAHGLASNSVYSLLADAKNGLVWAGSAESGLSKIRYTDSGSGIEVEVVRQDSAPFALSDNHVWCLRMTRDGTLWVGTDAGLNRMTVDGGEIRAVEHILSPELEDAKILAITEDLAGDLWLNGSQGLYRYQPATGRVKRYVSDDGLQSNTWTEGAAVSDNGWLFVGGINGINYFNPSDFRTDPYPGEPMFTGLKVFGQRVVPGGEYDGRVLLREPLNRTRRLELGYRQSNFTLEFTSDQYVNPAKNLFRYRLEGYDPDWTVVGAGQRFAAYTRLPAGHYRFRLASSNSDEVWSDRERSLEIVVHPAPWATWWAYLLYVFAAAAVVFAGIFYLVSRQRWRRKLFMQQIEQEKTRELSEMKLSFYTNITHELRTPLALITAPLKDLEERTDLGEYVGFRLGLIRRNVNKLLKLINQLLEIRKVSAQNLPLKVSRYDLAYTVREVVHSFGSMSEQTGIMMHFEAPKEIPDAWFDRDKIEKVLQNLISNAYKFTPEQGDIHVRLAVEQHDRVHYAVIAVQDSGVGIPAADMHRIFDLFFHGTPLNGVSSGVGLSFSKALIELHAGEITVGSEEGKGSVFTVRFPIDRSCYSDEQVSELGESPQSRTGEEPAESGTDGRKYLVLIVEDNADMSAYIESCLKEHFRIAVAPDGGAGLALAQKLKPDVVISDLMMPVMDGIEFTRRMKENPRTNFIPIIVHSVKEDQQSIREALTAGAQEYIIKPFEAENLIFRIRNLLSSREHFARKLRTETITEPTVVELPSDDEQLLRRLSAVVEANIQNPLFDIEYLAGELHMSRMQLYRRMQRIAGGRTVSEIIRDIRIKRAAQLLASGGMRVSEVMVEVGMNNQYRFTKYFQEAYGMTPKEYSQLHAPQQKS; this comes from the coding sequence ATGAAAAACATCTTCTTCGCGGCCTTTTTTGCGGCCTTTCTGACTTCCGCGCCGCTCGCAGCCGGCGAGCTGGCTCCTGATACCGACACCCGGCTCGCGTTCAAGTACCTGAGCGTGAACGACGGTCTGTCGCAGAACTCCGTGACCTCGATTTTGCAGTCCTCCGACGGACGGATGCTCATCGGCACTTACGACGGGCTCAACTTTTTCGACGGCTACGCCATCCGGCCCGTGCGCCATTCGGCCAAACGCCGCGGAGGGTTGGCCAACAACCGTATCGTATGTCTCAGCGAAGCTGCCGACAGCACGATCTGGATCGGGCTCGACGGAGGTGTGATGCGTTACGATCCCGGCACCGACAGCTATACCGATTATGCGGAAAGGCTCCGGGGCGTCGATTTGCGGAAGGTCCGTGCCATCTGCGAAGATTCGGCGGGCGATGTCTGGATCGGCCATGAGAAAGGGGTGGTCGTCGCAAGCCCTGACGGAAAAGGCGATTACTCTTTTGTGGCGGCTGGCGGACTGGAGGCTCTCGATGTCAGCGACATCACCGAAGACGGCCGGGGAAACGTCTGGATCGGCACCTCGCAGGGATTGTACCTTTGCGGCCGCGACGGTCGCAAAAGCCGGGCGGTGCGGCTGATCGGCGGTATTCCGGGCGGTGCGGTGCGTTTCGTGGAGTGCGACCGGTGGGGCGTGCTTTGGGTGAGCCATGACCGGGGTATTTCGGTGAGTACGGACGGTGAACGCTTCACCGACCTCCGGCTGCCGTCGGGCGTCCGTTTCCAGGCGGTCTGCACCGTCCGCGACCGGGAGGATCACCTTTGGGTGGGCTGCGATACGGAGGGCGTTTACTCCCTCGGGTTCGATGCCCAGTATCGGGTGGTTTCGGCGGAACACTATGCCAAGTCCGATTTTTTCGGGCGCATCAGCGATAACGATGTTTCCTGCCTCTGCATCGACCGTTCGGGGGTGCTTTGGGTCGGGACGCGCCGCGGGGTGAACTATGCGCCGACCGCAGCCCCGGAGTTCTATACTTTCAAACCGCTCGTCGGGCGCCGCTACACCGAACTGGGGTATGACGGGAGTCATGTCAACACGCTGTTCATTGATGACCGGGGACGGCTGTGGGCCAATACTTTCAAAGGTTCGACCTACCGTTACGATTTCCGTACGGGCCGTTTGGAGGATCTTGCCGCGGCGGTCACGCGCAATTCCGTGTCGCGCATTCTGCAAACTGCCGGAGGAACTCTCTGGGTAGCCGCCCAGGAGGGGGTCTATCGGTTGGATGAACTGCCCGGAGGCGGTTTCCGGAAACGTCTGCTGCACTTGCCAGGGATTCCCGAAGACGTTTCCCGCCGTTATCGTTATTTCCTCGATCTGTGCGAGGACGGTTGCGGCGACATCTGGATCGCCACGATGGACGGGCTGATTCGTTACGATGTCCGCAGCGGGCGCACCGTTACCTATACGGCTGCGCACGGGCTGGCTTCGAATTCCGTCTATTCGCTGCTGGCCGATGCGAAAAACGGACTGGTCTGGGCCGGGTCCGCGGAAAGCGGACTTTCGAAAATTCGCTATACGGACTCCGGCTCCGGTATCGAGGTCGAGGTCGTGCGGCAGGATTCCGCGCCGTTCGCCCTGAGCGACAACCATGTCTGGTGTCTGCGTATGACCCGTGACGGAACGCTTTGGGTGGGAACCGACGCCGGACTGAACCGGATGACGGTGGACGGCGGAGAGATCCGTGCGGTGGAGCATATTCTCTCGCCGGAGCTCGAAGACGCCAAGATACTGGCCATCACGGAAGACCTCGCCGGCGACCTGTGGCTCAACGGCAGTCAGGGGCTTTATCGCTATCAGCCCGCTACGGGGCGCGTAAAGCGTTATGTGAGCGATGACGGTTTGCAAAGCAATACCTGGACCGAGGGGGCTGCCGTGTCGGACAACGGCTGGCTGTTCGTGGGCGGCATCAACGGCATCAACTATTTCAATCCGTCCGATTTCCGGACCGATCCCTATCCCGGGGAACCGATGTTCACCGGATTGAAGGTGTTCGGGCAGCGGGTCGTACCCGGCGGGGAGTACGACGGACGCGTCCTGCTCCGGGAACCCCTGAACCGGACCCGGAGGCTGGAACTGGGGTATCGGCAGAGTAACTTCACGCTCGAATTCACCTCCGACCAGTATGTCAATCCTGCCAAGAACCTCTTCCGTTATCGGCTGGAAGGATACGACCCCGATTGGACGGTGGTCGGGGCCGGGCAGCGTTTCGCTGCCTACACACGGCTTCCGGCGGGACATTACCGCTTCCGGCTCGCCTCGTCGAACAGCGACGAGGTTTGGAGCGACCGGGAGCGTTCGTTGGAGATCGTCGTGCATCCGGCGCCCTGGGCGACCTGGTGGGCCTATCTGCTCTATGTCTTTGCTGCGGCTGCGGTGGTCTTTGCCGGGATATTCTATTTGGTGTCGCGTCAGCGCTGGCGCCGCAAACTCTTCATGCAGCAGATCGAGCAGGAGAAGACCCGTGAACTTTCCGAAATGAAGCTCAGCTTCTACACGAACATCACCCACGAACTCCGCACGCCGCTGGCGCTCATCACCGCGCCGCTCAAAGACCTGGAGGAGCGTACGGACCTCGGCGAATACGTCGGTTTCCGGCTGGGGCTGATTCGCCGGAACGTCAACAAACTGCTGAAACTGATCAACCAGCTGCTTGAAATCCGCAAGGTTTCGGCCCAGAACCTGCCGCTGAAAGTGTCGCGCTACGATCTGGCCTATACTGTCCGCGAGGTGGTGCACTCGTTTGGGAGCATGAGCGAACAGACCGGGATCATGATGCACTTTGAGGCGCCCAAGGAAATTCCGGATGCGTGGTTCGACCGCGATAAGATAGAAAAGGTGCTTCAGAATCTGATCTCCAACGCCTATAAATTCACACCCGAGCAGGGCGATATCCATGTCCGGCTGGCTGTCGAGCAGCACGACCGGGTTCATTATGCCGTGATTGCGGTACAGGATTCCGGGGTCGGCATTCCGGCTGCGGACATGCACCGGATCTTCGACCTTTTTTTCCACGGGACGCCTCTGAACGGTGTGAGCAGCGGCGTGGGACTGTCGTTTTCAAAGGCGCTGATCGAACTCCATGCGGGCGAGATCACGGTCGGCAGCGAGGAGGGCAAGGGCTCCGTTTTCACGGTTCGCTTTCCCATCGACCGCAGCTGTTATTCTGACGAACAGGTTTCCGAGCTCGGTGAATCTCCGCAGTCCCGGACCGGAGAGGAGCCGGCGGAATCCGGGACTGATGGGAGGAAATATCTGGTGCTGATCGTCGAAGACAATGCCGACATGAGTGCTTACATCGAGAGCTGCCTGAAAGAGCATTTCCGGATAGCCGTGGCTCCTGACGGCGGGGCGGGGCTGGCGCTGGCGCAGAAACTGAAACCCGACGTGGTCATCAGCGACCTGATGATGCCCGTGATGGACGGCATCGAGTTCACCCGCCGGATGAAGGAGAATCCCCGCACCAATTTTATCCCGATCATCGTCCACAGCGTCAAGGAGGACCAGCAGTCGATCCGCGAAGCCCTGACCGCCGGGGCTCAGGAGTATATCATCAAGCCGTTCGAAGCCGAGAACCTGATTTTCCGCATCCGCAATCTGCTCAGTTCGCGCGAACACTTCGCCCGTAAGCTCAGAACCGAGACCATTACCGAGCCCACGGTCGTCGAACTGCCTTCGGACGACGAACAGCTGCTGCGCCGTCTGAGCGCCGTAGTGGAGGCCAATATCCAGAACCCGCTTTTCGACATAGAGTATCTGGCGGGCGAACTGCATATGAGCCGTATGCAGCTTTACCGCCGTATGCAGCGCATTGCGGGCGGGCGCACCGTCTCGGAGATCATCCGCGACATCCGCATCAAGCGTGCGGCCCAGCTGCTTGCTTCGGGAGGCATGCGTGTCAGCGAAGTGATGGTCGAGGTGGGGATGAATAACCAGTACCGGTTCACAAAGTATTTTCAGGAGGCTTACGGCATGACCCCGAAGGAATACAGCCAGCTACATGCTCCGCAGCAGAAGTCCTGA
- a CDS encoding SusC/RagA family TonB-linked outer membrane protein translates to MQRNFTQHVRRMLRSLALTLLLSAGVHAQAAAPQRDITGSVKSVSGEAMAGVTVMVKGTTTGTTTGANGVFNLKIPADAKALSVSFIGYAPREVPLSEKKTVYTIILEEDVVSMDEVVVIGYGSVAKRDLTGAVASVSGRVLADSPVSNMAQALTGRMPGVQITTTDGSPDADVKIRVRGGGSITQDNSPLYIVDGFPVERISDISVNDIQSIDVLKDASSAAIYGARGANGVIIITTKSAKAGKTTVSYNAFAQMKYVPKMIDVMKPYEFVQMQYELTSLKGGQDAESFASHFGTPADFDIYRRMPGRDTQSEMYGRTAWGQSHNLSIAGGTNKTRFTLSATHLDEDGVLLESGYRRTNLNFKMNHDLFKNVRLDLSAYYTNTVIDGAGTTVNSSTEIKNAVSYRPTIGKAERGHGASDQDISWVDENIEAQSQLYDPVELIKQDYKRQRRNELNVNGAVTWKFAKHFTWRSDFGMLTRDYETKRYYGPLTYTSRQAGSQPVAQITTQNMPRWRTSHTLTYDIKNYRKKHNINVMAGFEAMRETSTLREMKSYQLPADMAIDDIFANMAFGSQEYPYTFEDTPVAMASFFGRVNYSYRNKYLVTATVRIDGSSKFAPGNQWGCFPSAAFAWRISEEPFLKQAEWIDDLKLRVSYGEAGNNRIANDMWRRTFKGMFTGQQNMVAGIGGKPNIYLTNSSSVLINEDLVWETTATRNLGVDFGVLKNRLSGSVELYWNTTRDLLIKNKIPLHTGYNEQQVNVGQTSNRGLEISLTGVIVDKRDFQLSASFNIAFNRNKVDKLYGAEQKFYDSGWNNNNLRDYLLKEGEPVGLMYGYVTDGYYTVDDYEDGPGWVLKPGVANSQNITGSNGNPGDYPRVGSLKLKKTTPYDPNDPESCIVTEADRTVIGNANPKHTGGFSLTAAFKGFDLSAMFNWVYGNSIYNAQKLFNTSTGKYQWHNLRSEMDSRHRFRVFDDAGNDLRNDKEALRALNVNASIWSPVYQYPILHSWAIEDGSFLRLSNLTLGYTLPQRITKKVWLSKCRIYVTATNLFCWTAYTGFDPEVDTRRSSPLTPGVDYSAYPRTRSFAFGVNLTF, encoded by the coding sequence ATGCAAAGAAACTTTACCCAGCATGTCCGCCGGATGCTGCGAAGCCTGGCGCTGACGCTCCTTCTTTCGGCAGGTGTCCATGCGCAGGCCGCAGCGCCGCAGCGCGACATCACCGGAAGCGTGAAATCCGTGTCCGGGGAGGCGATGGCCGGCGTCACCGTCATGGTCAAGGGAACGACCACCGGCACCACCACGGGCGCCAACGGCGTCTTCAATCTGAAAATCCCGGCCGACGCCAAGGCACTGAGCGTCTCCTTCATCGGATACGCTCCGCGTGAAGTGCCCCTTTCGGAGAAAAAAACCGTCTACACCATCATCCTCGAAGAGGATGTCGTTTCGATGGATGAGGTCGTGGTCATCGGCTACGGCTCGGTGGCCAAACGCGATCTCACGGGCGCCGTAGCCTCCGTTTCGGGCCGGGTCCTCGCGGATTCTCCCGTTTCGAACATGGCCCAGGCCCTCACCGGACGCATGCCCGGCGTACAGATCACCACGACCGACGGATCGCCCGACGCAGATGTAAAGATACGCGTGCGCGGAGGAGGGTCCATCACGCAGGACAATTCGCCGCTCTATATCGTCGATGGATTCCCCGTGGAGCGCATCTCCGACATTTCGGTCAACGACATCCAATCGATCGACGTGTTGAAGGACGCCTCCTCGGCAGCCATCTACGGCGCACGCGGTGCCAACGGCGTCATCATCATCACCACCAAATCGGCCAAAGCCGGCAAAACGACGGTCTCCTACAACGCCTTCGCGCAGATGAAATACGTGCCGAAGATGATCGACGTTATGAAGCCCTATGAATTCGTGCAGATGCAGTACGAGCTGACCTCGCTCAAAGGCGGCCAGGACGCCGAGTCCTTCGCCAGCCACTTCGGCACGCCGGCCGATTTCGACATCTACCGCCGGATGCCCGGCCGCGACACCCAGTCGGAGATGTACGGCCGTACGGCCTGGGGACAATCGCATAACCTCTCGATAGCGGGCGGCACGAACAAGACCCGCTTCACGCTGAGCGCCACGCACCTCGACGAGGACGGCGTGCTGCTCGAATCGGGTTACCGGCGCACGAACCTCAACTTCAAGATGAACCACGATCTGTTCAAGAACGTGCGGCTCGACCTGTCGGCCTACTATACCAATACGGTGATCGACGGAGCCGGCACGACGGTCAACTCCTCGACCGAGATCAAGAACGCCGTAAGCTACCGCCCGACCATCGGCAAAGCCGAACGCGGACACGGCGCCTCGGATCAGGACATTTCGTGGGTGGACGAGAACATCGAGGCCCAGAGCCAGCTCTACGACCCCGTGGAGCTCATCAAGCAGGACTACAAACGGCAGCGGCGCAACGAACTGAACGTCAACGGTGCCGTCACATGGAAATTCGCCAAGCACTTCACCTGGCGCTCCGATTTCGGCATGCTGACACGCGACTACGAAACCAAGCGTTACTACGGCCCGCTGACCTACACCTCGCGGCAGGCCGGATCGCAGCCCGTGGCCCAGATCACCACGCAGAACATGCCCCGCTGGCGCACGTCGCACACGCTGACCTACGACATCAAGAACTACCGCAAAAAGCACAACATCAACGTCATGGCCGGATTCGAGGCCATGCGCGAGACTTCGACGCTGCGCGAGATGAAATCCTACCAGCTGCCTGCGGACATGGCCATCGACGATATTTTCGCCAACATGGCCTTCGGGTCGCAGGAGTATCCTTACACTTTCGAAGATACCCCCGTGGCCATGGCGTCGTTCTTCGGCCGCGTGAACTACTCCTACCGCAACAAATACCTCGTCACGGCGACCGTGCGCATCGACGGATCGTCGAAATTCGCACCCGGCAACCAATGGGGTTGTTTCCCCTCGGCGGCTTTCGCCTGGCGCATCTCCGAAGAGCCGTTCCTCAAACAGGCCGAATGGATAGACGACCTGAAACTGCGCGTCAGCTACGGCGAAGCGGGCAACAACCGCATCGCCAACGACATGTGGCGCCGCACGTTCAAGGGGATGTTCACCGGACAGCAGAACATGGTGGCCGGCATCGGCGGCAAACCCAACATCTACCTCACCAACTCCTCGTCGGTGCTCATCAACGAAGACCTGGTGTGGGAAACCACCGCGACCCGCAACCTCGGCGTCGATTTCGGAGTGCTGAAAAACCGGCTCTCGGGTAGTGTCGAACTCTATTGGAACACGACGCGCGACCTGCTCATCAAAAACAAGATTCCCCTCCACACGGGTTACAACGAACAGCAGGTCAACGTCGGGCAGACCTCGAACCGCGGTCTGGAAATCTCGCTTACGGGCGTGATCGTCGATAAACGCGACTTCCAGCTCTCGGCCTCGTTCAACATCGCCTTCAACCGCAACAAGGTGGACAAGCTCTACGGTGCAGAGCAGAAATTCTACGACAGCGGCTGGAACAACAACAACCTGCGCGACTACCTGCTCAAAGAGGGCGAACCCGTGGGTCTGATGTACGGCTACGTCACCGACGGATATTACACCGTAGACGATTATGAGGACGGTCCCGGCTGGGTGCTCAAACCCGGAGTGGCCAACAGCCAGAACATCACCGGTTCGAACGGCAATCCGGGCGACTATCCGCGCGTGGGTTCGCTCAAACTCAAAAAGACCACCCCATACGACCCGAACGACCCCGAGTCGTGCATCGTGACCGAAGCCGACCGCACGGTGATCGGCAACGCCAACCCCAAGCACACCGGAGGTTTCAGCCTGACGGCCGCATTCAAAGGCTTCGACCTCTCGGCGATGTTCAACTGGGTCTACGGCAACAGCATCTACAACGCCCAGAAGCTCTTCAACACATCGACGGGCAAATACCAGTGGCACAACCTCCGCTCGGAGATGGATTCACGACACCGTTTCCGCGTCTTCGACGACGCCGGCAACGACCTGCGCAACGACAAGGAGGCTCTGCGGGCGCTGAATGTCAACGCCTCGATTTGGAGCCCGGTCTACCAGTACCCGATTCTCCACTCGTGGGCCATCGAGGACGGCTCGTTCCTGCGTCTGAGCAACCTCACGCTGGGCTACACCCTGCCGCAGCGCATCACCAAAAAGGTCTGGCTCTCGAAATGCCGCATCTACGTCACCGCCACGAACCTCTTCTGCTGGACGGCCTACACGGGCTTCGATCCCGAGGTCGATACGCGCCGCAGTTCGCCCCTCACCCCGGGCGTGGACTACTCGGCCTACCCCCGCACACGGTCGTTCGCCTTCGGCGTCAACCTCACCTTCTGA
- a CDS encoding RagB/SusD family nutrient uptake outer membrane protein, which yields MKRTIRHITALWLLLTVCSCADFLSTESPSTMPDTKVFSTEGDTYRAVMNIYAVLARNSLYSQRVSLFAPYNNDIEYAKTNATAEDSRRGLWDYTLTSANTETLPMWADLYMGINSANECIAGIENGPLLGATSPETPSAIRQLYGEAKALRALLYLELVRNWGDVPFLTRETRYNDDFYIAPTDRDEILAYLIDDLIDAEPGMFYASKIAEACERMNRGAVQALIARLSLTRGGWALRPNADDVSDPGRMVRPDDYEKYYRIANTYARKLYESGKHSLGLSYKQVFVNEAQKVFPSNDDMLYEVAMAMSYSSYVGHYIGQRIDNSPSIIYGYSNPWFMVTMPYFHSFDSADQRRSVNCTPYTWVWNNTKGRIEQKISDWKNIYIGKWSKLDMKTPQGAGATINTGINFPVLRYTDALLMLAETENELNDGPTDLAREALKTVRRRAFASGLHAEKVDNYVAALTGHDDFFEAVAQERAWEFCGEGIRKYDLIRWNRLRQSLIDLRQKHIDMAVGARTGTGKYKDIPANIYWKLLDDGTLDIVGLDQNMSSAPAGYSTRGWAKEMVSQSGSEYIVNDAVDQWWRPEIYNRDPMVYIYPYPKDVVAESKGMIVNRYGKR from the coding sequence ATGAAACGAACCATCCGACATATCACCGCCCTCTGGCTCCTGCTCACCGTCTGCTCCTGCGCGGACTTCCTCTCCACGGAGTCCCCTTCGACCATGCCCGACACGAAGGTATTCAGCACCGAAGGCGACACCTACCGCGCCGTGATGAACATCTACGCCGTTCTGGCGCGCAACTCGCTTTACAGCCAAAGGGTAAGCCTTTTCGCCCCCTACAACAACGACATCGAGTACGCCAAAACCAACGCCACGGCCGAGGACAGCCGCCGAGGCTTGTGGGACTATACGCTCACCTCGGCCAATACCGAAACGCTCCCGATGTGGGCCGATCTCTACATGGGCATCAACAGCGCCAACGAGTGCATCGCGGGCATCGAGAACGGTCCGCTGCTCGGCGCAACCTCGCCCGAAACGCCCTCGGCCATCCGCCAGCTCTACGGCGAAGCCAAGGCCCTGCGCGCACTGCTCTATCTGGAACTGGTCCGCAACTGGGGCGACGTGCCTTTCCTGACGCGCGAGACCCGCTACAACGACGATTTCTACATCGCCCCCACCGACCGTGACGAGATACTCGCCTACCTGATCGACGATCTGATCGACGCCGAACCGGGCATGTTCTACGCCTCGAAGATCGCCGAAGCCTGCGAACGCATGAACCGCGGCGCCGTGCAGGCGCTCATCGCCCGCTTGTCGCTCACGCGCGGCGGCTGGGCGCTGCGTCCCAACGCCGACGACGTTTCGGACCCCGGACGGATGGTCCGCCCGGACGACTACGAAAAATACTACCGCATAGCCAACACCTATGCCCGCAAACTCTACGAATCGGGCAAGCACTCGCTGGGACTCTCCTACAAACAGGTGTTCGTCAACGAAGCCCAGAAGGTCTTCCCGTCGAACGACGACATGCTCTACGAAGTGGCGATGGCCATGAGCTATTCGAGCTACGTGGGCCACTACATCGGCCAGCGCATCGACAACAGCCCGAGCATCATCTACGGATACAGCAACCCCTGGTTCATGGTGACGATGCCCTATTTCCACTCTTTCGACAGCGCCGACCAGCGCCGCAGCGTCAACTGCACACCTTACACGTGGGTCTGGAACAACACGAAGGGCCGCATCGAGCAAAAGATCTCCGACTGGAAGAACATCTACATCGGCAAATGGTCGAAGCTCGACATGAAGACCCCGCAGGGCGCAGGCGCCACGATCAACACCGGAATCAACTTCCCGGTCCTGCGCTACACCGATGCCCTGCTGATGCTGGCCGAGACCGAGAACGAACTCAACGACGGCCCCACCGATCTGGCCCGCGAGGCGCTGAAAACGGTCCGCCGCCGTGCCTTCGCCTCCGGACTCCATGCGGAGAAGGTCGATAACTACGTCGCGGCCCTCACGGGACATGACGACTTCTTCGAAGCCGTCGCACAGGAGCGCGCCTGGGAGTTCTGCGGCGAAGGTATCCGCAAATACGACCTCATCCGTTGGAACCGCCTCCGCCAAAGCCTCATCGACCTGCGGCAAAAACACATCGACATGGCCGTAGGCGCCCGCACCGGCACCGGCAAATACAAGGACATCCCGGCCAACATCTATTGGAAACTGCTCGACGACGGCACGCTCGACATCGTGGGCCTCGACCAGAACATGTCCTCGGCACCCGCGGGTTACTCCACGAGGGGCTGGGCCAAAGAGATGGTCAGCCAGTCCGGCAGCGAATACATCGTCAACGATGCGGTCGATCAGTGGTGGCGACCCGAAATCTACAACCGCGACCCGATGGTCTACATCTATCCCTACCCGAAAGATGTCGTGGCCGAAAGCAAAGGCATGATCGTCAACCGCTACGGCAAACGATAG
- a CDS encoding right-handed parallel beta-helix repeat-containing protein, with amino-acid sequence MKRFTGIQTQALAAAVLSLFFACAGTPATESGNGDPTPAPGKVIFAAPDAKTSGDGSIERPCTVHQAVEKAAKGWTIYLRGGEYTLVKRLELNARGTEAEPIRMLAYNGEKPVFECSGLTEAVWSRQGIVLREGCYWYLQGIEVTGAYNEGFRIVNGSHNTFDRCVAHHNGGSGFSMSFGHEKPGEPLPNPDGEKAAWNTFVNCDSYNNFDWWTVNGGVPAAGTNADGFAVKQGSGRGNRFIGCRAWNNSDDAWDLYECGHAVEMTDCWAWHTGHREDHVDMYADRTGGSLTEEVWAGDGNGFKMGGGCLDISGRECRAYSKGTHLLRNCISFDNAKKGFDQNNHPMGAWIENCLSFGNGINFQFWKENTEGTGWVLRNNISMNGARKDQFKGLTLLADDHNSWNLGIKGKPADFVSLSAADAAAPRGADGSLPEHFGRLAAGSAFIDRGAPTETVRGDGFAREPIPYNGSAPDLGAYEYNQ; translated from the coding sequence ATGAAACGATTTACCGGCATACAAACCCAAGCCCTTGCAGCGGCGGTCCTGAGCTTATTTTTCGCCTGCGCCGGCACTCCCGCGACCGAGAGCGGCAACGGAGATCCGACGCCGGCCCCGGGCAAAGTCATCTTCGCAGCCCCCGACGCCAAGACCTCCGGCGACGGCTCGATCGAACGTCCCTGCACGGTCCATCAGGCTGTGGAGAAGGCTGCGAAAGGGTGGACCATCTACCTGCGCGGCGGAGAATACACGCTCGTCAAACGGCTGGAGCTCAATGCCAGAGGCACCGAGGCGGAACCGATCCGCATGCTGGCCTACAACGGGGAAAAGCCCGTGTTCGAATGCTCGGGGCTGACCGAAGCGGTCTGGTCGCGGCAAGGCATCGTCCTGCGCGAAGGCTGCTACTGGTATCTGCAAGGCATCGAGGTCACCGGAGCCTACAACGAAGGATTCCGGATCGTCAACGGCTCGCACAACACTTTCGACCGCTGCGTGGCGCACCACAACGGCGGTTCGGGATTCTCGATGAGTTTCGGCCACGAGAAACCGGGCGAACCGCTTCCGAACCCCGACGGGGAGAAAGCCGCCTGGAACACCTTCGTCAACTGCGATTCGTACAACAATTTCGACTGGTGGACCGTCAACGGGGGCGTCCCAGCCGCCGGAACCAATGCCGACGGATTCGCCGTCAAACAGGGCAGCGGCCGGGGCAACCGTTTCATCGGCTGCCGCGCCTGGAACAACTCCGACGATGCGTGGGACCTCTACGAATGCGGTCACGCCGTGGAGATGACCGACTGCTGGGCATGGCACACGGGGCATCGTGAAGACCACGTTGACATGTACGCCGACCGCACGGGCGGAAGCCTGACCGAAGAGGTCTGGGCCGGCGACGGCAACGGCTTCAAGATGGGCGGCGGGTGTCTGGACATCAGCGGCCGCGAATGCCGGGCCTACTCCAAAGGCACGCACCTGCTGCGCAACTGCATTTCGTTCGACAATGCCAAGAAGGGATTCGATCAGAACAACCACCCGATGGGAGCGTGGATCGAGAACTGCCTCTCGTTCGGCAACGGGATCAATTTCCAGTTCTGGAAGGAGAATACCGAAGGCACGGGCTGGGTATTGCGCAACAACATTTCGATGAACGGCGCCCGCAAGGACCAATTCAAGGGGCTGACCCTTCTGGCCGACGATCACAACTCGTGGAACCTCGGCATCAAGGGCAAACCCGCCGATTTCGTATCGCTTTCGGCCGCAGACGCCGCAGCTCCGCGCGGGGCCGACGGATCGTTGCCGGAACATTTCGGACGCCTCGCGGCCGGCAGCGCCTTCATCGACCGGGGTGCCCCCACCGAAACCGTCCGGGGCGACGGATTCGCCCGCGAACCGATCCCTTACAACGGCTCCGCCCCCGACCTGGGCGCTTACGAATACAACCAATAA